The genomic window TAGgcctcaccattcattctctgagCTTGGAGATATAGCTAAGAAACTACAGCACTCTACTACTCAGGGAAATAGAACAAAAGAGCTCTTGATTTTGCAAAAAATGCAGAAACCTAACAGCATTTTCATTCTTTAGCTTTGGTATCTGCCCTCACATGACTGAAGACAACAGAGAATTAATCCAAGGAAAGGATCTGCTTGTGGCCTACTATGACGTTGACTATGAGAAGAATCCCAAGGGTTCCAACTACTGGAGAAATAGGTAAACTACACTTTTGtcttctgtattttttatttattttttctttaatgcTCACGCTCCTCATTTAAACCTGTAAATTGAACTTGATGTCTTGATGTCTATTTCAGAGTCATGATGGTGGCCAAGAAGTTCCTCGATGCTGATCACAAGCTCAATTTTGCCGTTGCCAACCGCAAGGCCTTTGCACATGAAGTGACTGAGTTTAATCTGGATGCCAGTGCAGGAGACGTCCCTGTTGTTGGAATTAGGACTGCCAAGGGAGATAAATATGTAATGCAAGAGGAGTTCACGTAAGTATACAGCCCATTACACTACTTTATCTGTTTAGTACAGTGGCACCTTTTACTGAAAGACCATAAATTGACTACATGTTTGGATAGCAGTTCCTTAGTCTTAACACCTACAAGGAATCCTATTTAGCAATACTTGTTTTCTCATTTTTTAACTAGTCGTGATGGAAAGGCATTGGAGCGATTCCTGCAAAGTTACTTTGATGGCCAATTGAAGAAATACCTGAAGTCTGAGCCTATTCCTCAGAACAATGATGGCCCAGTCAAGGTAAAGGCAGACATGCAGTCCCTGATAGTCTTGTTCACTGTTCATATTGGCTTTCCAGCTGCCAGCATATGTTACTGACATTGTCACTTTAGTGGTACGTCTTCAGGAACTTCCATGAGACATTTTGGTAGATTCCCTAACCACACATACTgcaaagtgtatttttttttttttttttttttttacttttcatttcTGCTGCCTGCTAGGCTAATTAGCTTTGAGTTTTACTCTGAAGAGGCTGTACCCCTTACACACACCTTCAGGGTGtctatttttgtctttttttgtgcaGTTTGTCAAGCCGAAACTTggaggttttgttttttgttctctTTGGTCCAAAAACATTTTAGAGATGAGATTAAACTGGCTTGTGTGCACAAACTGTGTAATGTATTTCTGGCCCTAGTTAACCAATAGAATTTTACTTGGATCAGCTAAGAAAAAAATGTgattaacgacatacgaacgacttCCTGTTTGTTGACTTGATCCTTGTTGCGTTTacgaagattattgcttaaattcaaacCATATAATTACACAATTTTAGTGTAAAAGGGACTTGAGACTTGATTCAAAAGTAAACACTTTCCTGTGTACCTCTACCTTTACGATCCACTCTTACAAGCCACTAAAATATGCACTGTTAAGATGTCCCATCTTTAATGTGACCCTTTACTTTTTAGGTGGTTGTAGCTGAAAACTTTGATGAAATTGTGAATGACGACAGCAAGGATGTTCTCATTGAGTTCTATGCTCCATGGTGTGGTCATTGTAAAAATCTGGAACCCAAATACAAGGAGCTTGGAGAGAAGGTATTACTAAGTGTTCACTTATCTTAAAAAAATCATGCTGGATAAAAACACCACAATCTGGATGGCTTTGGCATTGTTTATTTTGATGTGGCTTTCTCCTGCAGCAGGTCTGAACGCTGCAACATATATCCCTTGTGGTGGTAAGCAGGAGACTGCCTGGCCCATGAGTGTGGGTGGCGGTCCttcaaaatttttttattgctCTTCCATATGTGCACTTCTAGAGAGTCAAACCAACACATTTTGATGCTAATGGCTTATAGCCAAGCTGCCATGAGCGGTCAAAACATGTTGGTTTGACTCCTGTAAAGTGTACAAATGTGTATTAATATAGAAAAGCAATAAAATTATGAAGTGTTCACTGTCACcataaactttttacatgtcaagtTTTATCTGTTCAGTTCTGAGtgatcagacctgtaccgatcaggagaagacTGCACTAAGCATGATCAGTCAGGTGCATAATGTACGTCTATGGAGCCTGAATGGTATGCTgagacagagcagagagctgcagggcggtcctctccccgctccttcTGATGATCCGTatgggtttgaacactcagacctaggctgatcaaaacttctaacatatgcaaaacaggagtccgtggagcctcggttgtgagtctcaaaacacgagatatctggctatcctgtgttttgagactcgcaaccgaggctccacggactcctgttttgcatatttaggtttttgggggcatcagtggagactcttgagtacttcattggaattttttcactgttcatgagttcagtgattactgtgttttgatgTTTGACATCAAGTTTTCTGCAGTGACagataagcttaaaggggttatccagtgctacaaaaacatggccaatttctttcagagacaacatgactcttgtctccagttcaggtgcggtttgcaattaagctccatacacttcaatggaactgagcagcaaaaccctgcccaagctggagacaagagtggggctgtctgtggaagaaagtcgccatgtctttgtagctctggataacccctttaaaggactttACACCACATGTGGATCTGCAGATCTTTTACTTGAAGTATTATGGGTCACAAGTACTAAACAAACTTGCAACACAGATAAATAAaaagggtcttaaaggggttatccagcgctacaaaaacatggccactttcccccctactgttgtctccagtttaggtgcagtttgcaattaagcaccatttacttcaatggaactgagtttcaaaaccccacccaaactgaagacaacaataggggggaaagtggccatgtttttgtagcgctggataacccctttaaaggggttattcagtgctacaaaaacatggctccttttcctccactcttgtctacagatttggtggggtttgaaactctgcTCCATTTATGTAaatggatcttaattgcaaaccacacctgaactgaatgAGTGGgttgaaaagtggccatgtttttgtagcgctggataacccctttaaacaggtttTCTTTACGGACTGCTTGTTGGTTTCTACTTTCATGTTGTAATgtcttatttttgtattttgtatagcTGGCCAATGATCCAAACATTGTTATTGCCAAGATGGATGCCACTGCTAATGATGTGCCTTCTTACTATGAAGTCAGAGGGTGAGTAACACTGGTCTGCTGGGTATCTGAGGCACAAGGTCATGCATGGTGTTTGAAACTTATACTTGTCCATGTAAGGTGTGACGTAACGTCATCCAGTAAATACTTGGGGGCCCTATCACACCAAACAAGTATCAGCCATTCcagccaataatcacttggtgtaatgtcacctgttaaaagaccatgatcagctgtcatgcacaatgtctgctgatTCTGGTCTTTCAATAGGTTGAAAAATCACGATGGCTACTGTCTGCATGTCGCTATGtgtcgctatgtgtaataggagcggcggaaGCAGATCACAGCTCTCTTCAGTGGGCTAAGGATTGCCTTGGCAGCCCCTCCCTCAGCTTCCTGCAGCCGCCCCTTCTCCTGCtgtgtgcgtgtaatagcacagacagtagGAAAGAGGAGATGGCAAGCATTGAGCTGACAGGACCGCGCTTCCTTCCTCTTAATCATGCTGTGCAAtacagcccttaaagggaacctgtcaccccccccccccccccccccccccccccccgtgccggggtgacaggctcccaacccccccgttagagccccatatacttacctaatcccgccgggtccagcttctggaggtggtcgggtgacggagatctcagccgctgcagcccggtgcgcgcgctgagagatgagtccaacgctcatagagaatgacggagagctggactctcctgtcattctctatgggtgttggactcatctctcagcgcgcgcgccgagctgcagcggctgagatctccgtcacccgaccacctccagaagcgggacccggcgggattaggtaagtatatggggctctaatgggggggtcgggagcctgtcaccccggcacggggggtgacaggttccctttaaccagtaAATAATGAACAGGTCCCAGAGGATAAAACCAATTTTCATTGACCTTGTTAAATAAGGTACTTTGTATGTCAGTGTACAGAATTTCAATATAGCATGGTCTCTATGGAGATATGGTGGGTTGTGTGGCTTGTTCTTAAtttttataatttcttttttaCTTTGATCTGTTTAATAAAAGCTGCGTAAATGTGTTCTTTCTAGGTTTCCCACCATCTATTTTTCACCTGCTGGAAGTAAGCAAAGCCCAAAGAGATACGAGGTAAGTTGGGATTCTAACATTACAGAACCAGGAAACTGAATAGCTTTGCATCCTTTCTGCTTTCTTGCAGTGCCATACACAGTTGTTTAAAGCTGTCTGCACATGTTGACTTGCTGTCGGCCTAATAAGTGTGTGTCatcatcgccccccccccccccatatcctacACTCAAATGTTTGCTTTGATTATCTATGTATTTCAGTGGTAGAATATAGACAAGCAAACTTCCCGCACATAATGGCAATTCAGTGTTTTCAGTCAGATTTCTTTTCCTTttggtagggtttttttttttttttttcctgactcaCCAGTGTTTGTGTTTCTGACTTACAGGGTGGTAGAGAGGTTAGTGACTTCCTCAGCTACTTGAAGAAGGAGGCTACAAACCCTCCAATTGTTAAAGATGATGAAAAgcccaaaagaagaagaaagaagaattgTAAATGAGATCTTGTCAAAGCAGCACTTCTGCAGGTTGGGGTTGTCATCCTGACATTAATGGGAAAACAACATTGTGGACACTGAAGCAAAGCCTTCCTGAAGGGAATATTACAGGTGAATAGAGATTATTTCTTAGATGCACTGCTGGAAAGATCCAAGGACCTCTAAATATCTGTGGCTTGTCTGGGGGGGCACCACTTTTCCATCTAGGTTGGGAGGGGCAGGGTTGGGTGGGGGGTTCTGAAATTTGATGGTATTTGTTTTTtgttaacttttttattttatttcttttgtacATTTGAAATTGACTCGACAATAAACACCCCCACCTTAACCTTGTCTGACTCGTTTTTCTTGTTGGTTGACGATTGAAGAGGCTCTTGCGGTCCACAGTAGGCCTAAATGAAAAATAAGGTCTCCTTACACTTTTGCTGTTCATTCCCGCTGCTACatctggttaaagggaaccaatcagcccacttggggtgatatggttccctgcaccACTGTATAAAGCGACTTTGTATGGAAGAAAATTTAAGTTATAATCCTCGGGCGTGTGGCAGGCAGAggcgggcaggtagtcatctgggcggctctcaACCCATGTATAGTCaacgcgctctgcctgtcagtgtgcttggcgggatgattgactggatgagaggccagtaacggacctctctgcctgtcaatcatccctttcAAGCGCGCTGGTGGTCAGGCATGATAGAAGACAATCATCTGCTACCTTTGTTCAgaaagagataagccaccaccagaactGTGGCTGCTGCTTAACCCACTTCAGAGAACGCAAATGTTTGGCCGTTCACTTGTATAGAGAGATACTGCAACAAACAAGTGGTGATTCCAGCACTCTAGTTTAAAATTCCAAAATCTTTATTAAATGCATCAATCTGTGCAGACATGTGTCATATCACTATTTTTAACATGAAGATTTAATAGATTTTTGAATTTTAACCTTTGGAGTgctggaataatttttttttttatagctcatTCAAGCATAACTCTTCTGTACAGAGGAGCTAGTATAACCTCCAAATGTCAGATTACCTTTAGTGAAAGGAATTAAATACAGACTCCTTAACATAAAATATGGCTTACTGCTGTAATTTAACAAGAGATAGTAGATCAAAAGCAACTTTAATAGTTGATCCCAGGTCAGTGTAAATCACAATGATTCCACAAAATGTAACTAGTTTACAATAGTGACATGTACTAAATAAAGATTTATTCACAGATTCAGAGAACTGAAGAGCAAAATAGTCTCTGGTTTGGCGTATAACCCATTTCATGCTACTAGGGGGTCAGACACTCCTTCCTTTTTCATTGAGAGCTAGTCTTGCTTTtcccagttattttttttttttttttttttttatatataaagtcAAAGAAATGCAGTTTTTGTTTGGCAAAGGCAGTGATCCTTCAGTGCTCCAGGTATGGCATGACCCCACATTAGTAATGTCCACAGGGGCAGTATAGTCAATGAATTCTTGTGTtttatatactgctccatccttCCCAGTAGATTACTCAAGCTTAATCTTTGCCAGACAGTTTCTCACCAGAAAAGCTAAAACCTCTCCTCTGTACATTTTCTAACCTTTTGTCCCCCTTAAGGCCGTAGCTGATGCAGTTGTGATGCGACAAGGCATGTCTACTATGGTATATATCATACAGTAGTTTGATGgcacttttttcttttcccccATAAGCTGCTTATTGTGCAGAAGTCTTTCCATTGAGGCCCGCTGTGCTGAGATGTCCTGTTCTGGTATGGATCAAAGGTCTCGTAGACAGCTCAGTTTAGGTTGGCGTGTTCTTCTCATACTCCAGAATCAGGTGTTTAATGTGTGAGAGTTTGTGGTGCAAGTATTCACAGCGGCTCTTCTCTTCCCCATAGCCAGGGTAGGTCTGAAGAGACACACATTAGAAGGTTATTTAGCTCAGGTCTACACACTCTAACATACATGTGGCAATATAAACAATAGTCGGTCTATTCCCATAAACTTTAGGGCAGGTTGAAAGCAGATTGTGTGCTACCCATAAAACTATGTACAATGAATGGGCTCTTTGTtagaggcagccatgtagcattAGACATCCTTTAAATTTCAGAACTGCAGCAGTTCACTGTGACATTGATTTTATTAGGGGTTGAAGGAATACTACAGAAATATTGCCCATGTGGACAGGGTAGCCTCATTATTTCTATCCACCAGATGACTTTTTTTAATCTATTAACTGGTATACCTTCAGGGGACATTTACGTGATTCATGGAAGTCCAGTAACtatggacaatgtgctacagaATTCAGAGTTCCCCTGCATTATCATATTGCCAGTAGCTttgaaacagtttaaatcttcacTACTGTACTGAATCATAATGAATATGCTGAGAACTCCAAATTCCATTCTGTAGCATATCTGCATTTATGGGCgtgcatggaatgtgtgaatgccacTGCAACGTTGTACAAGAAGACTTCATAAGGTTGGAAATCTATGAATAAGATCTGGTCATTGGTGCCAGCTACGATTAGGATGTCAGTCACCCAGATTACTAGATTGACCCATTATAATGTAAATTTACACTAAAACTGATCCACAGCAAACTTTCTCATTTAATGACGCACTCTGCGGACATGTGTATAATGTCTCAAGTAAAGAAAAGGCAGCTTCTGCCAATAGAGAGGCCATTCATTTACTGTATGAATACAACCATAACCTTCAGAAAAGGTGGTGACCAGCATGGTAAAATGcaatggaaaaaatacaaaacaaatcTAAAATTAAGGATTCCTTCCAGTCATTTATCACCTATCTTCAGCATGACATGAAAGTGCTGCCCCTCATAAACCCATAGGGAGATATGAACAGCTGAGTGCAGGTAATCTAGTAACTGGGATAGTGCAGTAGTGATCACAGTGAGGATGTTGTTTCTCCTTTATTCATCATCCTATACTGTGATAAATGACAGTGGGTGACACCCACTTTTGCCTTTTTATAGTGTTATTTTATTTGGCTGGAAACTAGTAGTTTgtggatagattagatagatattaACCAATGCTTGTTCTCCTTCTTTAGGCCTGAATATTTTTGCAGTTGGCAGCCTCAGTAAggctaagtttaaaaaaaaaaaaaaaaaaaaatctttgttttaaaatgtccattattgcatcattttaatagaCTAGTGAAATGCATTAAATTCTATGGCAGAACGGACATCTTTTAAGGCAGACGTCCAATGTTCATGACCAATATTTTCAACTTTTGCAAGCAgtggatgtttttgtttttttctgctgtCCTTACTATTACATTTAGTGGGCTtattaattaaagacacacctaaGGGGCAATCAGtccatctaatggtgcgtttacacggaacgattattgtgcgaatttgcacgatactGATCGGAttcaacgataatcgtacgtgtgaacgatgaaacgacgagccagaaatcgttcattttgatctttaaacatgttctcaaatcgtcggtcgttcgcaaaaaatttgcattcgttccgtgtaaacttaTGTGCAAGATAGACTTAAGCTATCTtaaaactatttttccgtacaatatattgttccgtctaaatgctgatcgttatagaaGAAAAGTTACTTCCAAGTCAgtgatcgggtgaattatcgctccgtgtaaacccagcataagctaGAATAATAAtccagcagccatcattgcactgactggCGGCCAAGCTGCAAaataatgtatgttattttggactcaaaatgatgggCGTCGTTTAAAAGAAAACCAAAAATACTATGaactgacaagaaaaaaaaaatgttgtgggaacatagcttcccttacgtcccattggcatcacaacatatggggtaaattcgcccctgcgagcccctgggacgaaggaatatttaatgaaaaaataacaattaaattttaatcccctcctccatgaggtataaataggctccacctccccctagacctcagtctttttttacttcgttgctgttagccctaggggactttgtccctcctctggttttatgctttgttaacctgttgcattcaggttttccctacaggtaatgattgctgggatgccgctggagccggtgtccaggtagtatcctgatatttgcttctgcaggtcttagcttttaagtttttcttacctagtgcttcttggaacgcactctgcgtgtcacccgagccgctggcttttcttccagtcgcgttcgactgtggaacgcatcggcgctgcgtgcgtctcagcactgcggcgtcggcgtcatgtcacttcagggggccggcagcggcgcactctctgcatgccggattagctgtgtgtccaaggcagaaggtaagctcttgctacctctaggtctggctgtcttcctctggaaggattttctgtggctcatttggatctaatagaaaacatctgagtgcaaagtgctgtgatctctcttctatatacttaaaagtaagtgttgctgccacctagtgtctctttccgatatcactctagccaggctagtggtttatatgtattgtaatacattgattatttgcagatgtctgaaatggagaccagtcctgctgctggcaaaagaccttctaaggaagcacttcatgtaccgagtgtgagactccactacctgacggctatggataccgtaggaggatcattttttccagataagattcatcctttctttcataaaaatatttatgaatgcctaaaaatatttataatgcctaagtacgctgtccttcatgcagacctaaacctatgaggagcctgatgttcaggatgtagttgtatgggtcaaggactatgtgcaaaagactttagcggctaatgagaatcgccgcccgtgtcctaagttaaagaccaaatggagtatttttctctctactcccagcctttgagtatattactttatggctgtaggattatggtcattttcagttttactgtgattgatgaagttaactcatcatcttcttctgaaacctcttctacttctgaagatgagaaagaattattcagggggtatttcacagctgatagaattcacaagctctgctaaactgtgcaagctgaaatacaccctgaggaaatagaagaggataggattggtcctcctcaaaaaagcctagggctttttctgtgggtaagacttcattgtctatgttacaggcggaatggaaggaaccggaaaaggctccgggtttgagcaagaggtttaagaccttatatgttctcaaggaagaacaatgtaaggactggattgagcctccaaaggtggacccggccatagccaaactgtcaaaatgtactgtgctgcctgcggaggacggatccaatcttaaggatccgatggatagaagggtggaggtagccctcaagagatcatatacggcagcggcagcccaaggggcagtctccatttcttcttttgaggtttctagaagcctaagaagatggctgaccaaggtccaggaaaattggaaggtagagctagcagggacaaggtccttcgctccttaaaaaaggtcattatggccattgacttcctctgcgatgatgcatctcagggaaccaggttagcgtaaaaaaactagtacgctctcaaccgctgccgaagggcgctatggttaaaaccctgggttggagatgctaactccaaaattcagctctgtaatatggagttccagccaggtaggctgtttggctctgagctggataaattaatggaggaattgtctgacaaggaggggaagtccctaccattgtcctataagagcggtgattcctttcgcagagcaaaatctcctcagcgaggcaaagggagataccagtacagaggtcgaggaagaaactattccagaagaggttccgggaagcagcagaataaggacaccaacaagaaaccagacttctgacgcagaagctgtccagtgggaacacgtctgagtttgtttctccctgcctgggaagaattaagaaaagatcactgggtgttaaatattattcaaaatggttatgtccttcatttatcatctcttcctcctccaagatttcttctgtcaagaaatcttaagccagaaagacacttagtcctagagacagaaattcttcgcctcctttccattgaggctctagaggatgttcctctatctgagatcggtcagggagttttactccccagtgttactagtgctgaagccatccggaaattggaggcttattatagatttgcgatatctcaacagatgcatcgtaaagaagactttccacatggagaacataagatcggtaaaatctatcctccaggagggagattttatggtcaccatagatctaccggatgcatatcttcatgtaccgattctgaaggctcacaggagagccttcgccatccaaatccaggggaaggtaagacacttacaattcaaagtccttccacccggaatacctccgcaccctttgttttcacaaaggtagtgtcaccatgatggttcgcttccgtttacaggggataaagttatcccttacctggatgattggttgattatgactcagactcaggatcttctgagagttcagttgaactatgtccaggacatacttcaacaattaggttggcttatcaacatagagaaatcagacttaattcctaattcctcctcgtcaggtatccataagaacattaatgcgctttttagggctccttgcctcagctgcggacgcggtgccatgggcgttatggcacatgagatttcttcagagagaagcactaacagtatggaaccgaggactgaaggacttggatgcgatgcatgttctatcgactcaaacaagacattctctaatgtggtggagacaagtcaaacatggagtttattttcagaaccacactggataaccatcacgacggatgcttcaggaacaggttggggagctcatctgacagtcatcacgactgcaggatcttggagtcaacaggaatccgctctgccctccaacgtgagggagcttagagcgatttacctagctcttcttcatttttctcctcctattttacagagagcagtcagaatccggatgaacgacatgacctgtgtggcgtacctaaacagggaggtaccagatccccttctctcctcagggaagtagagaagatttttctgttgggcagaaaccagaataaccagactctctgcgattcatatcaggggtgtcgacaatatattggcggattgactgagtcgaggcctgacattaccgggggaatggtctctctcaaggagagtgttcattcagttaacccagaggtgggggcttcctcagagagacctcatggcatcagcaagcaatgccaaactgaggaatttctgttccctttacagggcagacaatcccacggtagtggactcaatgacaataccatggacataccagctggcgtatatctttcctcccatagccatgattcccagagtttgatgaagatcagttgtcagtgataataataacttccttctggccgaagagggcatggttcaccctgcccatgaatatgagcagaggggaattttggagattacctctgcatccggatctaatattccagggtcaacatctgtgcaggaatctttccagcctcagcttgacagctcggagactgagaggaccgtattggactctagtttttctgagaaggtatagtataccctttctcacgctcgtagttgcactacaaataaatcttatgcacggatttggaagattttcaagattggtgtgtaagcaggagtattgatggacttaaaccttctactccacagtcattggagtttttacaggaaggcttctataaaggattaaaacctagttccatcaaggtgcagatagcagccctctctgcacacctaaactcacgtttctttcagatcttggaggtaaagaattttgttaaggctagactaggcctaacctggtaaagcaggtagacccatgggacttatcctttgtgttgagacgcctgtgtcttcctccctttaagccttgggaggaagtagacttcaagttaacattgaaagtttctcttttactagccattacctctgctaagagagttggagaacttcaagcccttggctccgcacctccatacgtgactttttcccaagacaaagttatccttaggttccttccaggattcctgcctatggtggcttcatttgccaacatcaaccagccaatagtattgcctgtattttctcctactggatcatctaaagaagacttggatctttctttattggacgtatccagagctatcaagatctatctacatagagtaggtgattttcgtaaagacgagaatttctttatccctttcgcaggaaaaaacaaggggagaaaggcttcaaaacctttaatatccagatggatctgtgactccattgccttatgttactcttctgctgatctggatccaccagaatttaccagggctcactctactagagctgtggcctccacttgggcagagcgtgccgctgtgccacttgaggacatatgccaggcagctacctggtcgtctttgacaacctttgtgagatatttcaggctggatacttctttcttgtcaagaacaacctttgcaagatctgttcttaatgcggacgtaataaataacccgcccattggggataatgcttgctaattccccatat from Dendropsophus ebraccatus isolate aDenEbr1 chromosome 1, aDenEbr1.pat, whole genome shotgun sequence includes these protein-coding regions:
- the PDIA3 gene encoding protein disulfide-isomerase A3: MTRSPLLLLSVLFVLGAGTAWASDVLDFTDDDFETNVAQYPVVLVEFFAPWCGHCKKLAPEYEAAATKLKGTVALAKVDCTANSNTCNKYGVSGYPTIKIFRNGEESGAYDGPRTADGIVSTMKKQAGPASVDLRSVEEFEKFINDADASVVGFFRDLYGTTHSEFLKAASSLREKYRFAHTGENELVDKYDSNGEGVVLFRPPRLANKFEESSVAFPADEKITTHKIKKFIQDNIFGICPHMTEDNRELIQGKDLLVAYYDVDYEKNPKGSNYWRNRVMMVAKKFLDADHKLNFAVANRKAFAHEVTEFNLDASAGDVPVVGIRTAKGDKYVMQEEFTRDGKALERFLQSYFDGQLKKYLKSEPIPQNNDGPVKVVVAENFDEIVNDDSKDVLIEFYAPWCGHCKNLEPKYKELGEKLANDPNIVIAKMDATANDVPSYYEVRGFPTIYFSPAGSKQSPKRYEGGREVSDFLSYLKKEATNPPIVKDDEKPKRRRKKNCK